In Oncorhynchus kisutch isolate 150728-3 linkage group LG7, Okis_V2, whole genome shotgun sequence, one DNA window encodes the following:
- the LOC109894659 gene encoding saposin-C-like — protein sequence MRVINIGLLLVCAAFAQSFKSQGGGNLKEEEDMWGAYLMDRDDNHAEIKAVLPGTCFACKRIINKVKAQLDGDNNKDNISAKLDSICGSMGILKAICKKLVNKYKEKLIDELINDEDAKDACKKLKLCK from the exons ATGAGGGTCATCAATATCGGTCTTCTGCTGGTTTGTGCAG CCTTTGCTCAGTCCTTCAAGTCTCAAGGTGGGGGGAatctgaaagaggaggaggacatgtGGGGGGCCTACCTAATGGACAGAGATGACAACCATGCCGAG atCAAAGCTGTCCTTCCAGGTACCTGCTTTGCGTGTAAGCGCATCATCAACAAGGTCAAGGCCCAGCTGGATGGTGATAATAACAAG GATAACATATCTGCTAAACTGGACTCTATTTGTGGCAGCATGGGGATACTCAAAGCCATCTGCAAGAAGCTTGTCaataaatataaagaaaaactgATTGACGAACTTATCAATGATGAGGACGCAAAGGATGCCTGTAAGAAATTGAAGCTATGCAAATAA